The genomic segment GCGTGCTGGACTGGGCCTTCGCCGCCCAGCTGGCCACTTCCGCGGTGGACCTCGAACGCCGCGGGCGGCGCCAGGAAGCGGTGCTGGCCCGCCTGCTCGCCCAGGCCGACGCGCCCCACCGGCGGGTGCTGGAACGGGCCACCGCGCTGGGCTGGCAGCTGGAGGGCACGCACACCGCCGTGCAGCTCACCGCGCGGCAGGCGGGCGCCCAGCTCGCCCCGTCCGAACTCACCGCGCTGCTGGGCGAAAGCCTGGCCGAGGGCGGGGTTCCGGCGGCACCGATCTCCCACGGCGGCGGCTGGGCCCTGTGGTACACCGGCGAACGCGTCGATCCGGACGCCGTCGCCACCGAGCTGCGGCGCGCGCTCCTGGCCGCCGAGCGCGAACACCCGGGCCTGCGGTTGTGCGCGGGCATCGGGCCGCCCGCCGAGGGGGTGGCCGGGTTGCGGCGCTCCCTCGCCGAAGCACGCCGCGCCTGCCTGATCGCCGCCGCCCGGAACACCCCGGCCGCGGTCGAGGGTGTCGGGCACGAGGTCAAGCGCCTGCTGGCGGGCAGCTACGCCCCTGGCGTCCAGCACGAACTCGCCCGCCGGCTGCTGCGCCCGCTGACCCGGACGGACGCCGGTGGCCAGCTGATCGCCACGCTGGCCTGCTACCTGGACAACGAGTCCAGTGCCACGCCCACCGCCGCGGCGCTGGGCGTGCACCGGAACACGGTGCTGCAGCGGCTGGACCGCATCCGGTCCCTGCTCGCGGTCGACCTGGCCGATCCGGACGAGCGCCTGGCCGTGCACCTGGCGGTCCGCCTCGTCCAGATCGGCACCCCGGAAGCGGTCTGAGCGCTCACGGGCACGGGGTGGGCGGGGCGCCGAGCAGCCCGCCGATCACGCCGAGCAGTCCGTCCACCGTGCACAGCACCGGATCGAGCAGGCCGGGCGCGGCGGGCGGCGGGAGCACCCCGGAGGGCGGCGGCGTGGCACCGGGCGGGACCGGTGCGGGCGGGACCGGGCTGCCGCTCGCGGGCGGTCCGGCCACCGGCGGGGGCGGCTCGGCCGGTCCGGGCGGCACCGGCGGCGCGGCGGGCGGGGCCGGGGCGACCGGCGGGACCGGAGCCGGTGCGACGGGCGGGGCCGGGGCGGCGAGCGCGGCCCCGGGGGCGCTGGTGCTGCTCGGGCCGATGCCGGCGGCGTAGGTGCGCATCCAGTTGAGCACCAGGTTCAGGTAGGCGACGGACCGGTTGTAGCTGAGGATGCCCGCACGCAGGCCCTCCGGGGTGGCCAGGTCGCGGCCACCCGCGCACAGGTACCGGCCGGCGGCCAGCGTGGCGTCGAGGATGTTGTGGGGACTGGCATCGCGGTCCCCGTTCCCGTCGGACCCCCACCGCACCCAGGTGCCCGGGATGAACTGCATCGGGCCCACCGCCCGGTCCCACTGGGCGTTGCCGTCCCAGCGGCCGCCGTCGGTGTCCCGGATGGCCGCGAAACCACCGCCGGAGAGCACCGGGCCCAGGATCGGGCTGGTGGTGGTACCGGCCGGGTCGAGCTGCCCGCCGCGCGCGTGCCCGGACTCGACCTTGCCGATCGCGGCCAGCAGCACCAGGGGCAGGCGGCAGCCCGGCTGCTCGCGAGTGAGCGCGGCCACCGCCTGCTGGTAGGCGGCGAGCACCGGACCCGGCACCCCCGCCACGGCTCCGCCGGCGGACGGCGCGGGCGCCGCGGTGTGCCCCGCCTGCACCACCGTGCCCGCGGAGGTGACCACGGTGTCGCCGTCGGCCCCGATCGCGCCGTCCGGCGGCGGGGTGGCGACCGGGCCGGGGAGGACGGTGGCCGGGGGCGGCGGAGTGTCCACTGTGGCCGGTCGGGAACCGGGGCCCGCCGCGAAACCCACGCCGGCGAACAGCACCGCCACGGTGGCCACCTGCAAAGCCCGCGCCCACAGCCCGCGGGCGCCGTCCAGGTTCTGCGTCATGCCGTCGAGTAGAGCACCGGAACCCCGGCCGGTGGCCCGCTTTGCCCTGGAGGGCAACGATTTCCGGCCCTGCGGGCGAGCGGCGGTCACGGCTGCTTCCTCGGACGGGCGACCACCAGTGCCAGCGAACCGGTGATCAGCAGCGCCGCGGCGAGGGAAACGGGACCGGCCAAGGAGAACCCGGTGTTCGCCAGCTTCCCGTTGCCCGCCTGCGCCCGGGCCCCGGTCCCGTCCGGAGGACCGCCGCCGGGGCCGGTCCCGGTCGAGCCCGCGTCGCTGCCCTTACCGTCGGGATCGCTGCCCGGATCGGCGCCCGGCGCGGGCGCGGCGGGTGCCTGGCCCGCGAGCAGGGTGATCTCGGTGGACTGGGCACTGGTCAGCGGCGGGCCCTGGTCGCCGGTGTCCGCGGTGGGCTCGGCCTGGTAGGTGGCCGTGTTGGTGTAGGTGGTGGTGGCTTCGTCGCGGGGGAGGACCACCTCGCAGCGGACGCCCTGGGCCGCCCCGGCCCGCAACGGCGTGTCCACAAGGGACAGATCGCAGTCGGGGGCGTTGTCGTTGGCCAGGGTCACCTCCAGCGCCACGTTGCCGATGTTGCGCAGGGTTTCGGTGATGGTGGCCCTGGCGCCGTGCTGGGCCT from the Amycolatopsis magusensis genome contains:
- a CDS encoding PucR family transcriptional regulator, with the translated sequence MSVLLSQVLSLGLFTRHTFVGTEAALRTVVDSVVTGVSPHELAQAAPAALVVFPRNALRGEEAGTEQAIRAGARRSIAGLVLPDPPHPLTPAIRALAERNGVPLVLVDHADPDALVPALDHFARRPEAAAGGVLGLLAHRLHAAAGETPRMVRIAATTLGHPVGTVAADGRVLSGTVPAAAVRVAAERFRTPRPAPWVRGTGDRDLLLAHPVRGRPGTRANLWLVALVPSGTPGRVLTAAQALGVLDWAFAAQLATSAVDLERRGRRQEAVLARLLAQADAPHRRVLERATALGWQLEGTHTAVQLTARQAGAQLAPSELTALLGESLAEGGVPAAPISHGGGWALWYTGERVDPDAVATELRRALLAAEREHPGLRLCAGIGPPAEGVAGLRRSLAEARRACLIAAARNTPAAVEGVGHEVKRLLAGSYAPGVQHELARRLLRPLTRTDAGGQLIATLACYLDNESSATPTAAALGVHRNTVLQRLDRIRSLLAVDLADPDERLAVHLAVRLVQIGTPEAV
- a CDS encoding lytic transglycosylase domain-containing protein, encoding MTQNLDGARGLWARALQVATVAVLFAGVGFAAGPGSRPATVDTPPPPATVLPGPVATPPPDGAIGADGDTVVTSAGTVVQAGHTAAPAPSAGGAVAGVPGPVLAAYQQAVAALTREQPGCRLPLVLLAAIGKVESGHARGGQLDPAGTTTSPILGPVLSGGGFAAIRDTDGGRWDGNAQWDRAVGPMQFIPGTWVRWGSDGNGDRDASPHNILDATLAAGRYLCAGGRDLATPEGLRAGILSYNRSVAYLNLVLNWMRTYAAGIGPSSTSAPGAALAAPAPPVAPAPVPPVAPAPPAAPPVPPGPAEPPPPVAGPPASGSPVPPAPVPPGATPPPSGVLPPPAAPGLLDPVLCTVDGLLGVIGGLLGAPPTPCP